A region of Anguilla rostrata isolate EN2019 chromosome 10, ASM1855537v3, whole genome shotgun sequence DNA encodes the following proteins:
- the lztr1 gene encoding leucine-zipper-like transcriptional regulator 1, which translates to MSWFPRTMSCKSKVAPSVDFDHSCSDSVEYLTLNFGPFETVHRWRRLPPCDEFVGARRSKHTVVAYRDAIYVFGGDNGKNMLNDLLRFDVKDCSWCRAFTTGTPPAPRYHHSAVVYGSSMFVFGGYTGDIYSNSNLKNKNDLFEYKFATGQWAEWKVEGRLPVARSAHGATVYNDKLWIFAGYDGNARLNDMWTISLQDREQACWEEIEQSGEIPPSCCNFPVAVCRDKMFVFSGQSGAKITNNLFQFEFKGNMWTRIPTEHLLRGSPPPPQRRYGHTMVAFDRHLYVFGGAADNTLPNELHCYDVDSQTWEVIQPSLDSEDPLGNEMTSSQGFILMPSGRLFHAAAVIHDAMYIFGGTVDNNVRSGEMYRFQFSCYPKCTLHEDYGKLWENRQFCDVEFILGEVSLSGIRCFRSPLLYCLPAAKRSLHRRERQKQRSRPEGGEESEEGATGGQKEVPAATRPSGSQPMLEVSIREAEAQPFEVLMQFLYTDKIQYPRKGHVQDVLLIMDVYKLALSFKLSRLEQLCVQYIEASVDLQNVLSVCENASKLQLDQLKEHCLNFVVKETHFNQVIMTKEFEHLSTPLIVEIVRRKQQPPPRVYSDQPVDIGTSLVQDMKAYLEGAGLEFCDITLLLDGHPRPAHKAILAARSSYFEAMFRSFMPEDGQVNISIGEMVPSKQAFESMLRYIYYGDVNMPPEDSLYLFAAPYYYGFSNNRLQAYCKQNLEMNVTVENVLQILEAADKTQALDMKKHCLHIIVHQFIKVSKLPNLKSLSQLLLLDIIESLAAHISDKQCAEMGADI; encoded by the exons ATGTCATGGTTTCCGAGAACCATGTCTTGTAAATCCAAAGTTGCCCCGAGTGTTGACTTTGACCACAGCTGTTCGGACAGCGTTGAATACCTAACACTAAACTTTGGTCCTTTCGAAACTGTCCATCGCTGGAGACGACTTCCACCGTGTGACGAATTTGTGGGTGCAAG ACGCAGTAAGCACACAGTCGTGGCATATAGGGATGCGATTTATGTGTTCGGGGGAGACAATGG GAAGAACATGCTGAATGATTTGCTGCGTTTCGACGTGAAAGACTGCTCTTGGTGCAG AGCTTTTACAACCGGCACACCCCCTGCACCAAGGTACCACCATTCTGCTGTGGTCTATGGGAGTAGCATGTTCGTTTTTG GCGGCTACACAGGGGACATCTACTCCAACTCCAATCTGAAGAACAAAAACGACTTGTTTGAGTACAAATTTGCCACAGGCCAGTGGGCTGAGTGGAAAGTGGAGGGCAG GTTGCCGGTTGCCAGATCAGCACATGGGGCCACAGTCTACAACGATAAGCTCTGGATTTTTGCCGGATATGATGGAAATGCCAG GTTAAATGACATGTGGACCATCAGTCTTCAGGATCGGGAGCAAGCGTGCTGGGAGGAG atTGAGCAGAGCGGGGAGATCCCACCGTCCTGCTGTAACTTCCCCGTGGCTGTATGTCGGGACAAGATGTTCGTGTTCTCCGGACAGAGCGGCGCCAAGATCACCAACAACCTCTTCCAGTTTGAGTTCAAGGGCAACAT gtggacCCGCATCCCTACGGAGCACCTCCTCCGAGgctcccccccgccaccccagaGGCGCTACGGGCACACCATGGTGGCGTTTGACCGCCACCTCTATGTTTTCGGAGGGGCGGCCGACAACACCCTGCCCAACGAGCTGCACTGCTACGACGTGGACTCCCAGACCTGGGAGGTGATCCAGCCCAGCCTGGACAGCGAG GATCCCCTTGGCAACGAGATGACTTCATCTCAAGGGTTTATCCTG atGCCCAGCGGGCGGCTCTTCCACGCCGCGGCGGTGATCCACGACGCCATGTACATCTTCGGCGGGACCGTGGACAACAATGTGCGAAGCGGGGAAATGTACCGCTTCCAG TTTTCGTGCTACCCGAAATGTACGCTCCATGAAGACTACGGCAAACTGTGGGAGAACCGGCAGTTCTGTGACGTGGAGTTCATCCTGGGGGAGGTGAGTCTGTCTGGAATTCGGTGTTTT CGCTCGCCTCTGCTGtactgcctgcctgctgcaAAAAGATCTCTGCATCGTCGGGAGCGGCAGAAGCAG AGGAGCAGGCCGGAGGGCGgcgaggagagcgaggagggcgCGACGGGCGGTCAGAAGGAGGTTCCCGCGGCGACCAGGCCCTCGGGGTCCCAGCCCATGCTGGAGGTCAGCATTCGCGAGGCGGAGGCCCAGCCCTTCGAGGTGCTGATGCAGTTTCTGTACACGGACAAGATCCAGTACCCCCGCAAAG GTCACGTTCAGGATGTCCTCCTGATCATGGACGTCTATAAGCTTGCCCTGAGTTTCAAGCTGTCCCGCCTGGAGCAGCTGTGCGTGCAGTACATCGAGGCGTCGGTGGACCTGCAGAACGttctgagcgtgtgtgagaaCGCCAGTAAGCTCCAGCTAGACCAGCTCAAG GAGCACTGCCTTAACTTCGTGGTGAAGGAGACGCACTTTAACCAGGTGATCATGACCAAGGAGTTTGAGCACCTCTCCACCCCGCTCATCGTGGAAATCGTCCGCCGGAAACAGCAGCCGCCACCGAGGGTGTACTCGGACCAGCCCGTCGACATTG GAACGTCCCTGGTGCAGGATATGAAGGCCTATctggaaggggcggggctggagttctgtgacatcaccctgcTTTTGGACGGACACCCTCGGCCCGCCCACAAAGCCATCCTAGCTGCCCGCTCCAG ctACTTCGAGGCCATGTTCCGCTCCTTCATGCCCGAGGACGGCCAGGTGAACATCTCCATCGGGGAGATGGTGCCCAGCAAGCAGGCCTTCGAGTCGATGCTACGCTACATCTACTACGGGGACGTCAACATGCCCCCGGAGGACTCTCT TTACCTGTTTGCAGCTCCGTATTACTACGGCTTCTCCAACAACAGGCTGCAGGCCTACTGCAAGCAGAACCTGGAGATGAACGTTACCGTGGAGAACGTCCTGCAG ATCCTGGAAGCCGCAGATAAGACCCAGGCCCTGGACATGAAGAAGCACTGCCTGCACATAATCGTCCATCAGTTCATCAAG gTGTCCAAGCTCCCCAACCTGAAGTCGCTgagccagctgctgctgctggacatCATCGAGTCGCTAGCCGCCCACATTTCGGACAAACAGTGCGCCGAGATGGGTGCCGATATTTAG
- the cldn26 gene encoding putative claudin-24 produces MVLLTVTWVQRVALFLSFAGLVITFVTTLVPLWKCLNTDLNEMENWYEGLWHTCIFQDEQGLQCKALDSFLALPTDLLVSRVLMLVSVGTGLLSVTIAFFGLEGVDLWPGRHALKRGLLIVGGLLSLVSGVTTLLPISMVAYVTVVEFWDETVPEIVPRWEFGEALFSGWFSGLFLFVGGTFLLVSVCMTDRSHRHTSLPSSLESGRKPQYLKTVIL; encoded by the coding sequence ATGGTGCTGCTGACCGTTACGTGGGTGCAGAGGGTGGCGCTCTTCCTCTCGTTCGCGGGCCTGGTCATCACCTTCGTCACCACCCTGGTGCCCCTGTGGAAGTGCCTCAACACGGACCTGAACGAGATGGAGAATTGGTACGAGGGCCTGTGGCACACCTGCATCTTCCAGGACGAGCAGGGCCTGCAGTGCAAGGCGCTGGACTCCTTCCTGGCGCTGCCCACCGACCTGCTGGTGTCCCGCGTCCTCATGCTCGTCTCCGTGGGGACGGGGCTGCTGAGCGTCACCATCGCGTTTTTCGGGCTGGAGGGCGTGGACCTGTGGCCGGGCCGGCACGCCCTGAAGAGGGGCCTCCTCATCGTCGGGGGGCTGCTGTCCCTGGTGTCCGGCGTCACCACCCTGCTGCCCATCTCCATGGTGGCCTACGTGACGGTGGTGGAGTTCTGGGACGAGACGGTGCCCGAGATCGTGCCCCGCTGGGAGTTCGGCGAGGCCCTCTTCTCCGGCTGGTTCTCCGGCCTCTTCCTGTTCGTCGGCGGGACCTTCCTGCTGGTCTCCGTCTGCATGACGGACCGCAGCCACAGGCACACCAGCCTGCCCAGCTCCCTGGAGTCGGGGAGGAAACCGCAGTACCTGAAGACGGTGATTTTATAA